One genomic region from Sphingobacterium sp. UGAL515B_05 encodes:
- the ffh gene encoding signal recognition particle protein → MFSNLQDKLDRAFKVLKGQGSITEINVAETMKEIRKALLDADVNYKTAKTFTDDVKQKALGENVLTSISPGQLLTKIMNDELTALMGGSVTELETGKNPTVILIAGLNGAGKTTFSGKLALYLKDKKNKKPLLVAGDVYRPAAIDQLQVLAEQVGVPVYVNRESNDPIAIAKAGVEEAKRNGNNVVIIDTAGRLAIDEPLMVEITAVKEATKPDEILFVVDSMTGQDAVNTAKTFNDRLDFTGVVLTKLDGDTRGGAALSIKSVVNKPIKFIGTGEKMDALDVFHPDRMASRILGMGDVVSLVERAQQQFDEKQAAELQKKIRKNKFDFNDFKSQIQQIKKMGNMKDLMGMIPGVGKAMKDIEVDDNAFKPIEAIIDSMTPFERENPDVIDQKRRLRIAKGSGTDINEVNKLLKQFGDMRKVMKQMSNPAMAAKLMRNMPKMPGKM, encoded by the coding sequence ATGTTTTCAAATCTTCAAGATAAGTTAGATAGGGCCTTTAAAGTATTAAAAGGACAAGGTAGTATTACCGAGATCAACGTTGCAGAAACGATGAAAGAAATTCGCAAAGCGTTGTTGGATGCCGATGTGAATTATAAAACTGCCAAAACTTTTACCGACGATGTTAAACAAAAAGCTTTAGGCGAAAATGTACTGACAAGTATTTCCCCAGGCCAATTGTTGACGAAGATCATGAATGATGAGTTGACAGCTTTGATGGGCGGATCTGTTACAGAGCTTGAGACTGGAAAAAATCCAACAGTCATTTTAATTGCGGGTTTGAATGGTGCTGGTAAAACAACCTTCTCAGGTAAGTTGGCCTTGTACCTTAAAGATAAAAAGAATAAAAAACCATTATTGGTGGCAGGTGACGTTTACCGTCCTGCAGCGATCGATCAATTGCAAGTGCTCGCGGAACAAGTGGGCGTACCAGTGTATGTGAATCGTGAATCTAACGATCCTATTGCCATTGCCAAAGCCGGTGTGGAAGAAGCAAAACGTAATGGAAATAACGTCGTAATCATCGATACAGCTGGTCGTTTGGCGATCGATGAGCCTTTAATGGTAGAGATTACTGCAGTTAAAGAAGCGACAAAACCAGACGAAATCCTATTTGTTGTGGATTCAATGACTGGTCAAGATGCCGTGAATACAGCTAAAACGTTCAACGACCGTCTGGACTTTACAGGTGTAGTATTGACTAAGTTGGATGGTGATACACGCGGTGGTGCTGCATTATCGATTAAATCTGTCGTTAATAAGCCCATTAAGTTTATTGGTACAGGTGAAAAGATGGATGCATTGGATGTATTCCACCCCGATCGGATGGCATCCCGTATTTTGGGTATGGGTGACGTCGTATCCTTAGTAGAACGTGCGCAGCAACAGTTTGACGAGAAGCAAGCTGCAGAGCTCCAAAAGAAAATCCGTAAGAATAAATTCGATTTCAACGATTTTAAATCCCAGATTCAACAAATTAAGAAAATGGGTAATATGAAAGACCTCATGGGAATGATCCCTGGTGTTGGTAAAGCAATGAAAGATATTGAAGTAGATGACAATGCTTTCAAACCCATTGAAGCGATTATCGATTCCATGACACCTTTTGAACGCGAAAATCCGGATGTTATTGATCAAAAACGTCGTTTACGTATTGCGAAAGGATCAGGTACTGATATCAATGAAGTGAATAAATTATTGAAACAATTTGGTGATATGCGCAAAGTCATGAAGCAGATGTCTAATCCAGCTATGGCAGCTAAATTGATGCGTAATATGCCCAAAATGCCAGGAAAAATGTAA
- a CDS encoding zinc metallopeptidase translates to MYLILFIGIMVVSLIVQTRFKNKFKKYSEMPLSNGMSGAEIAQKMLNDNGIYDVKVLSIPDRLGDHYNPSDKTVNLSPEVYSGRSVAAAAVAAHECGHAVQHAKAYKWLGFRSAMVPMVNAASKLTSWVLMLGVMLFAFSKGGNPWLLAIGVGALAITTLFSFITLPVEFDASNRALEWLNHAGVTYNGEEHDGAKDALKWAAMTYVVAALSALVTLLYYASILFGGRRSD, encoded by the coding sequence ATGTACTTGATTTTATTTATTGGAATAATGGTGGTAAGCCTAATTGTCCAAACAAGATTCAAAAACAAATTTAAGAAATACTCCGAGATGCCTTTGAGCAACGGGATGTCTGGAGCTGAGATTGCGCAAAAAATGTTAAATGATAACGGTATATATGATGTAAAGGTATTGTCTATCCCAGATCGTTTGGGAGATCATTATAATCCGTCAGATAAAACCGTTAATTTAAGTCCTGAAGTTTACAGTGGTCGCAGTGTTGCAGCGGCAGCGGTAGCGGCGCACGAATGTGGTCATGCTGTGCAGCATGCTAAAGCCTATAAATGGTTGGGATTCCGTTCGGCAATGGTACCGATGGTGAATGCGGCTTCCAAATTGACATCATGGGTATTGATGTTGGGCGTTATGCTGTTTGCTTTTTCTAAAGGTGGTAACCCATGGCTTTTAGCTATTGGAGTTGGGGCGCTGGCTATTACGACCTTATTTTCTTTTATCACCTTGCCCGTCGAGTTTGATGCGTCGAACCGCGCGCTGGAATGGTTAAACCATGCTGGTGTAACCTATAATGGTGAGGAGCATGACGGTGCAAAAGATGCTTTGAAATGGGCAGCGATGACGTATGTTGTAGCAGCGTTAAGTGCGTTGGTAACACTTTTATACTATGCATCGATTTTATTCGGTGGCCGTAGAAGTGATTAA
- a CDS encoding RNA polymerase sigma factor — MRLLKGKSDQELIQMYVGGQESGLEALLNRYKSKIYTSIYMKVKDEYLAEDIFQETFIKIINTLKSGKYNEEGKFLPWAIRIAHNMIVDFFRKAKRAPNIVNADGFDIFEVLEFSDESAESKMLKQQVDVDLKKMIQKLPDDQKEVLIMRHFCDMSFKDIAEITEVSINTALGRMRYALSNLRKMIEGTDLTLQMGYL; from the coding sequence ATGAGACTTCTAAAAGGTAAAAGCGATCAAGAGTTGATCCAAATGTATGTCGGTGGCCAAGAGTCCGGTCTAGAGGCATTGTTGAATCGATATAAATCGAAAATATATACTTCTATATATATGAAAGTAAAAGATGAATATCTTGCTGAAGATATTTTCCAGGAGACTTTCATTAAAATCATCAACACATTAAAATCCGGTAAATATAATGAAGAGGGTAAATTTTTACCTTGGGCTATTCGTATAGCGCACAATATGATTGTTGACTTTTTTAGAAAAGCAAAACGTGCTCCAAATATTGTGAATGCGGATGGCTTTGATATTTTTGAGGTGCTCGAATTTAGTGATGAAAGCGCAGAGTCAAAAATGCTCAAACAACAGGTTGATGTTGATCTTAAGAAAATGATCCAAAAACTTCCGGACGATCAAAAAGAGGTGCTCATTATGCGGCACTTTTGTGATATGAGTTTTAAAGATATTGCGGAAATAACCGAAGTAAGTATTAATACTGCTCTGGGGAGAATGCGTTACGCATTGAGCAATTTACGTAAGATGATTGAAGGTACCGATCTTACCCTGCAAATGGGCTATTTATAA